GTTGTGTTTCTTGCAAAAGATGAAAAAGGTGGTGCAGTTTTAAGTAAGTACACTGTATTTGATGATAAAAAATTACCTTTTAAATTAGAGTATTCCTATATTCCTGATGAAAGAGCAGAAAAACTATTGAAAGATTTTTTTAAAGTGTTAAGAGAAGTTAAACGCCACGATAAAGTCTAAAAGCAAAAAGCTGTGGCAGATTAGCATTTAATATATCTTTTGCAGCTTTTTCTATATCATACTCAACTCTTATAAACTCTAACGTTAATTTTCCTTTATCAAAGATAAGGTAAGATGCTCTTGGGTCTTTATCTCTCGGTTGTCCTACACTTCCGGGATTTATTAGATATCTTTTAGCAGGGTCTAACTTTATAAAAGATTCTTTAATGAAATTTACTTCTTCATTATCTTTTTCAAAAATCCCTGCTATGTGTGTATGTCCGTAAAAGCAGTAGTTTTGATTAAAGGCTGAAAATGTATCTTTTGCCTCTTTTATTTTTGTTATATATTCCATACTTCCGGGGATACAAGGTTCATCATGGGTTAAAACCATCTCATCATCTTCATAATCTTTTTCTAAAGACCTCAAAAATTCTTTATGCTTCTCTTGTAAAACTTCTGAGTTATAAAAAGCAGCTTTTAGTGTATAAGGATTGTGCATATTTATAGGTTCAGCATCTGATACTAAGGTATCATGATTACCTCGTAAAGAAAAATCACAGTTTTCTTTTACCCACTCTACAACTTCTACAGGATTCGCTCCATAACCTACAATATCTCCAAGGCATATGATTTTATCTACATCTCTTTTTTTCAAATCTTTTTCTAAAGATTCGACAGCGTATATATTACTGTGTAGATCTGATATAAAGGCTATCCTCATATCCTTTAAACAACTCCCTTACTACTCTTCCAAGAATTCCATTTACAAATTTTACAGATTTTTTTGAACCTGTATAACATTCTACCAAGTCTAACGTATCAAATATTATTCGTTTTATCATAAAATTCTCTTCTTTGCCTTCTTCTTTTAATTTAAGAAAATCAGATATAGCAATTCTTAATAATGCTTTTTCTATGTATCCTAATCTTTCAAATCTCCACTTTTGAAGATGGAATTTTATCATTTCGTCTATAACTTCTTTCTTTTCATTAAAAAATAAGATTATTTCTTTAGCATAATTTACAGCTTCAGGGTTTATCTCTTTTAAGTTTGTATACTCTTTTAAAATATCTTCTAAAGGTTCATTTTTTTGGTCAAAGGTGTAAAAGACTTTTAGTAGCAGTTCTCTCGCCTGTCTTTGTATATTTTTTATGTTTTGTTTCATTAAGCTATCCTATCTGTCTTATTATGTTTACCATCTCTATAGCTGTTAAGGCTGCGTCAAAACCTTTATTACCCATTTTTGTTCCGGCTCTTTCTATAGCCTGTTCTATTGTATCTGTTGTTAAAATACCGTAAGATATAGGGACTTCTGTTTCTAAAGATACTTGAGCTATTCCCTTTGTTACTTCGTTCGCAACATAGTCAAAATGTGGTGTTGACCCTCTTATTACAGCTCCAAGACATATAATAGCGTCGTATTTTCCGGATTTTGCTAACTTCTTAGCTATTAAAGGAATTTCAAAAGAACCCGGCACTCTTACAACATCTATGTTCTCTTTACTACCGCCGTGTCTTAATATACAATCAATCGCTCCTTCTAAGAGTCTCTCTGTAATGAAGCTGTTAAACCTTCCTAAAACGATACCAAACTTTAAACCTTCCGCCGTCAAATTACCTTCTATTGTTCTCATAGACAACCTCCATTAATCATCCCATTTATTGTGCTTTCTCCACTCTTTTTCTTCATGTTTTCTCTCTTTTTCTAACTCTTTGAAAAATTTTATCTCTTCATTTCTTTCATGAACTTGCATTCTTCTTAGCTGACCAGGGGGTATTGCAATTGGTGGTTCTCCTCTTAAGATTATCCAAGGACCTTCATATCTTTCGGCTACATACCAAACGCCACCTTTATACCAGTACCATCTATTTTTGTATTTGTAAACTTCAACTCTGTCATCATCTATTACGTATACATCATATCTTGGTACGTAGACAATCCTTGGATTTACAACAATTTTATTGGGAGTATCTATTATAACAGCCGTACCACCAGGCCTTGAAACTACAACACAGGATGTAGCTATAGATCCGAAAATTAATGCAAATAAAAATTTTTTCATTGATTTACACCTCCATAATTACTTTTTTAACAGTATCAACAATATATTCAACTTCCTTTTCTGTTAAAGAGGCGTGAATTGGAATTGCAAAAAGCTCTCTACTACATCTTTCTCCAAAGTCGCAAGGTAGATGATCTGCATTTCTAAGTTGGTGTAGTGTATATTCATAGTAAACTCTTGCACCTATGCCGTTTTCTATAAGCTTTTCTACTATTTTGTTTCTTTCTGGATGTCTTAGAGCGTATATGTGATAAACGTGTTTTCTGTTTGGCAGCTCCTGAGGAAGTATCAACCCTGGTAAATCTTTAAACTCTTCATTATAGATTTTAGCTATCTTTCTTCTTTTTTCGTTAGTCTCTTCTAATCTTTTTAACTGCCAGTATCCTATACCTGCCTGAAACTCTGTAATCCTGAGATTTAAAGCTGGATGGTCTCCAAACTCTATCCAGTTTGTAATTTTCTCGTCAAGGTAAGAAGAATTTGTAAGTATGGCTCCTCCTTCTCCCATCGCAACGTTTTTAGACGCATAGAAACTAAAAGCAGATAAATCTCCTAAACTTCCTGCTTTTTTACCTTTATACTCTGCCCCGTGTGCCTGTGCTGCATCTTCTAAAATTATTACATCTTTTTCTTGGCATAAGGCCTTTATTCTTTCCATATCTGCAGTTTGACCAAATAGATGAACAGGGATAACTGCTTTTGGATTATACTTTTTAATCGCATCTTCTAACTGATTTACATCTATTGTATAACTTTCATCAACATCAATAACAACAGGTGTTCCGCCTGCCATTATAACTGCATCTATCGTTGCCATAAAACTTAAAGAAGGGACTATAACTATGTCCTCTTTTTTACTTATACCTATTGCTTTTAGTGCAATATACAGTGCAGCTGTACCGCTACAAACAGTATGACAAAACGCAACTCCTACATAATCTTTAAAACTTTCTCTAAACTTTAAAGTCCATTTTCCTCTCGTTATCTGTCCACTTCTCATAATTTCTAAGACTGTTTCTTCCTCTTCTTTTCCGAAAAAAGGTTTAATTATCGGAATCATACTGTCTCCTTTATATCTTAATTTTTTCTATTTCTTTTAGAATGTTTAAAGCTCTTAGGGAACTTTCGTAAGATGGATTTTTAATAAAGTTTTCTATCATTAATTTTAGCTTATCAACATTATCTTTTTCTACAACTTCACCTGATGGGTAAACTATTTTATCTTCTACAAAGTCTAATAAGGTTTCTTCCTTGCCTGATTTTAAATGCCAGCTTCTTTTTAAGAAAGGATTTAACCATGCAACTTGAAGATTAAACTCGGCGTTATCAGATTTTGCATTTACATAAACATTGTTTCCTTCTATATTTACTTTTTTTATGAAAAAGTCTCCAAAAATATAGTTAAATATGTATAAGTCGTGCCATGCAAGGTCAAAAAAAGGATTTATATAACCTTTTCCTAAGTTTAATCTATAACCTTCAACATTCTCAACTTTATGATTTAATTGTAAATTCCTGACACTACTTGAGTTAAGCTCTATTTCTGATACAGCCAAGATAACATCATTCTTGTATGCGAAATCTAAAGCCTCTTCAAAATCTTTTCTTGAAAGTGCTGGTGGTTTTTCTACCATTACGTTTATATTTCTTTCAATAGCTTTTTTTGCTATAGGAATGTGTGAAGTTGGAGATGTGGCAACAAATAAAAAGTTTATATTTTCTTTTTCAAGGGCTTTGTCCAAATCTGTATACTTTGGTACATCTTCTGGATACTTTTCAAACTGAGATTGATTAGAATCTATAAGAACGTAGTCTAAGTTTAACTCTCTAAATTTATTAACGTATTTACTTCCCATATTGCCTATGCCAACGATACCTACCTTCAAAACACACCCCAAAACTTTTTTAGAAAAATAAGCAAAAATTATACCAAAATAAACTCTTAGAAATTAATTAAAATTCTAAAAACGTCTTTTTGAAAATTTGCAAAATTAAGAAATAAGTCCGTGGTTCTTTAAAACTTCCTTTAACTTTTCTTCATTTTTAGAGTTCATGTAATAAAGAGGTAGTCTTAATTCACCACTTTCTATAAGCCCCATAAGGTATGCAGCTGTTTTTACAGGTATAGGGTTTGTTTCTATAAACAGTACTTTAAATAAGTCCCAGTATTTGTTGTGGATTTTCAGAGCTTCGTCAAACTTGCCTTCTAATGCAAATTTACACATTTGAGATATCTCTTTTGGAATTATGTTGTTTGCAACGGAAATAACTCCTTTTGCACCAACAGCCATCATAGGAAGAGTTAAAGCATCATCTCCAGATAGTATTAAAACTTCTTCGTTTGTTAATGATATAGTTTCAGAAACCCTTGCAACATTTCCCGTTGCCTCTTTTATTCCAATTATATTTGGAAAGTCAGAGTAAAGTCTTGCAAAAGTTTCTGGTAGCATATCAACACCAGTTCTTGAAGGTATGTTGTAAAGGATTAGTGGCAAGCTTGTTTCTTCTGCGATTGCTTTAAAGTGCTGGTATATTCCTTCTTGAGTAGGTTTATTGTAATAAGGTACTACCTGCAAAGAAGCGTCAGCTCCTACCTTTTCTGCAAACTTTGTAAGTAGTATAGCTTCGTGGGTAGAGTTTGCTCCAGTCCCAGCTATTATAGGTATCCTTTTTTGTGCATACTCAACAGCAAGCTCAATTAAAAGCTCATGTTCTTCATATGTTAAAGTAGGTGATTCTCCCGTTGTTCCAGCTACAACTATTGCATCTGTTTGATTTTCTATATGAAACTCAATTAACTTTTTTAAGGATTTTCTATCTAAAGATCCATCTTTAAACGGTGTTATAAGAGCAACGACAGAGCCGTAAAACATAACATCCTCCGATTTTAAAATGATAAAATAATTATAGATGGTTTTTAACAAACTTACAAGGTTGTGTATCAAATGGAAGAAAAAGTTTTAATAAAAGATTTAAAAGATTTAGAAAATTTTACAAAAGAGTTTTCAAAAAAACTCAAAGGAAACGAAGTTATCCTACTTGAAGGCGACTTAGGAGCTGGAAAAACAACTTTTACAAAGTATTTACTGAAAGCTTTAGGTGTTGAAGAAGAGATAACATCTCCTACTTTTGGAATAATGAATCAGTACGAGGGGAAAAATTTTGATATATACCATTTAGATATGTACAGGATAAATAACTTTGATATTTCAGACATTATTGGTAAAGGGTTAATCATAATTGAATGGCCTAAAGAAAATATAGATTATAACTATAAAATTAACGTACAGCAATTAGAAAATGACAATAGGTTATTTATAATACAAGGGGGATAACCCCCTTATAAAAATTATTCTAATATTTCTAAAACTGCTTTCTTATTTGCTTTTCTTGAAACAGCAGCTAATATAGTTCTCATAGCTCTTGCTGTTCTACCTTGTTTTCCAATTACTTTTCCTAAGTCTTCTGGAGCTACTTTAAGCTCAACAACTGTAGTTTTTTCACCTTCAATTTCTTTTACTTCTACCTTTTCTGGATAATCAACAATAGCTCTTGCCATTTGTTCTACAATTTCTGTAAGCTTGCTCATCACTATACCTCCTTTCAAGCAGTTAGTTTTCTAATCCGAAAGATTTCAATATTTTAAGCGCCCTTTCAGTAGGTTGAGCTCCTTTACTGATCCACTCTTTTGCTTTTTCTACATTAACATTTCCGGTTTTTAATATTGGGTCGTATGTTCCCAAATACTCTATGGCTTTTCCTTCTCTCGGCTTTTTACTATCCATAACTACCATTCTGAAAACTGGATGCTTTTTCCTTCCTGCTCTTGCAAGTCTTATTTTAACCAAAAGGTTAACCTCCTTCACAAAGTTTTTGAATAAGATATTATAGCAAAAAAATTTAACAAATGCTATAATTTTTACATCCTTAAAATAAAAGAGGGGTTTTTAACATGGTTTTATGTAAAATTCCTGTTTTTGATACTCAGAAAAATCTCTATGCTTATGAAATAAAGTATGAGAGAGAAGAATCTGATTTAAACCAGATGATAAAAGATTTATACTACACCATATCTCAACTTGATATAAAAAAATTTTTAAGTGGAAAGAATGCCTTTATAAAGGTTCACCCGGATGTAATAATTTTTACAGAATTTATAAATTTAATAAATAAGGAAATATTTATCTTGGAAGTTGAATCAAAATATCTAAAGTCCAAAACATTTATAGAAAAATTAAAGGCTTTAAAGGAAGAAGGATTTACTTTTTCCTTAGAATTCTCAGAAGGAGAATTTAATCCAGATACATATTTGTCTGTTGCAAGTATATTTGAATATCTATCTGTAAGCTTAAAAAACTTTAACTTAGAAAAAGAAAAATTTATAAGTTTTTCCTTAGAATTACCTTTTACATTAAAAGCAGAAGACGTTGAAAATAATGAAGATTTTAACAAAGCATTAGAGCTTGGATTTAAACTCTTTGAAGGAGAATTTTTTACAAAACCAGAGCAGTTAACTACGAAAGAAGAAAGTTTTAATAAATTAGAAGTTTTAAAATTAATCAGATACGTATCTGAAGAAGACGATCTAAACGATATTGCAGAAGCGATAAAAGCAAGTCCTGCTATAAGTGTAGCATTACTTAAGTATGTAAACTCATCATTCTTTTACTTAGCAAATCCTATTACGTCAATAAATAGAGCTGTTATTTATTTGGGAAAAAAGAACATTTTAAGTTGGCTGCTTTTAATTTCTATGATTTCTGTAGCTAAAAATGATACAGATATAGAATCTGTTAAAATGGCACTGTTTAGAGGTAAATTTATGGAATTATTGAGCTTAAAAATTAACCCTGATCAAAACATAGCAGATACTGCGTTTTTAGTTGGTGTTTTATCTTTAGCAGAAAAGATATTTAAAGTAGATATAAAAACAATTTTAAATGAGCTAAAACTATCTCAAGAATTTGAAAAGATTTTAACGGAAAGGTTGGGATATTTCGGAGAGTTATTAAACTTTGTAATAAATGTAGAAAAAAATAATTTTTCAGAAATAAAAATATTTAAGAAAGATTATGGTTTATCAGATCAAGAGATAGGTGTTATTACTGTTGAAACATATAAATGGATAGATATGATCTTTGAGATAGTGAGGTAATACTATGGTTATAACAGAAGAAAAAATTGACATAATTTTTTCCAGACTTTTGACATACGTTGAGAAAAATTTTAAATCTTTTTTATGTAAAGAAAGTCTATTTCAAATAAAAGATTTACTCACTCAAACACTAAAAGATAAAAATAAGGTTGAACAATTTGGAGAGATAGGATTATTTTTTGCAGAAAGTGATGTTATTTTTGTTGAAGCGATATATCTTTTTGAGTTTTTAAGGAAAAATTTTATAGCCCACTTACCTAATAACATAGATTTAAGAGAAGCTAAAAGGATAGAAAGGCTTTTTGAAGACATAGTAAATTCGTTTTCAAAAGGTTACGTTGAAAGTTATACTAAAAGAAAAATAAACAACTTAACATTTTTAGAAAACCATATAATACCTAATGAGATGATTTACCAACTTTCTAAACCTTTAAAATCACATATTAATTATTTTAGGAGTTTTTTATATTCAATTATTACTGATGAAAAATTTAATAATATAGACCACAAATCCTGTGAGTTTGGAGTCTGGTTAAAAGATGAAGGAAAGCAACTTATAGAAGAAGAGATAATATATAAGAACATTAGATTCATACATAAAAACTTTCATAACTTAATAGAAATATCTCAAAGCTATAAAAATCAAGGATTTTATAAAGAATTATTCTTCATCTTAAATGAAATAGAAAATCTTCTACTGCAGATTATTAACAACTTTTCTTACTTAAACACTAAACTTTTGGCTTACGAATTTTCTAAAGACCCATTAACCGGAGTTCTAACAAGAAGAGGATTTAACTTAATTTTACAAAAACACTTTGAAATCTCTGAGCTTACAGGACTTCCTATATCAATTATAATTGCAGATATTGACTTTTTTAAAAGGATAAACGATACTTATGGACATTTAGCCGGAGACGAAGCTCTAAAACATTTTGTTAAAATAATAAAACAAAATTTACGAAAATCTGATTACGTATTTAGATTCGGTGGTGAAGAGTTTATAATTCTACTTCCAAACACTTCGTTAGAAGAAGCTGTGGCGATTGCTGAAAAAATAAGAGAATCTTTAGAAAATACACCTTTAATATACAATGGAAAAGAAATTAAGATAACTGCAAGTTTTGGAGTTAA
Above is a genomic segment from Sulfurihydrogenibium subterraneum DSM 15120 containing:
- the ribH gene encoding 6,7-dimethyl-8-ribityllumazine synthase, with translation MRTIEGNLTAEGLKFGIVLGRFNSFITERLLEGAIDCILRHGGSKENIDVVRVPGSFEIPLIAKKLAKSGKYDAIICLGAVIRGSTPHFDYVANEVTKGIAQVSLETEVPISYGILTTDTIEQAIERAGTKMGNKGFDAALTAIEMVNIIRQIG
- a CDS encoding sensor domain-containing diguanylate cyclase; its protein translation is MVITEEKIDIIFSRLLTYVEKNFKSFLCKESLFQIKDLLTQTLKDKNKVEQFGEIGLFFAESDVIFVEAIYLFEFLRKNFIAHLPNNIDLREAKRIERLFEDIVNSFSKGYVESYTKRKINNLTFLENHIIPNEMIYQLSKPLKSHINYFRSFLYSIITDEKFNNIDHKSCEFGVWLKDEGKQLIEEEIIYKNIRFIHKNFHNLIEISQSYKNQGFYKELFFILNEIENLLLQIINNFSYLNTKLLAYEFSKDPLTGVLTRRGFNLILQKHFEISELTGLPISIIIADIDFFKRINDTYGHLAGDEALKHFVKIIKQNLRKSDYVFRFGGEEFIILLPNTSLEEAVAIAEKIRESLENTPLIYNGKEIKITASFGVKEINPTEHTEKVIEEVDKKLYQAKESGRNKVVY
- the nusB gene encoding transcription antitermination factor NusB — its product is MKQNIKNIQRQARELLLKVFYTFDQKNEPLEDILKEYTNLKEINPEAVNYAKEIILFFNEKKEVIDEMIKFHLQKWRFERLGYIEKALLRIAISDFLKLKEEGKEENFMIKRIIFDTLDLVECYTGSKKSVKFVNGILGRVVRELFKGYEDSLYIRSTQ
- a CDS encoding Gfo/Idh/MocA family protein produces the protein MKVGIVGIGNMGSKYVNKFRELNLDYVLIDSNQSQFEKYPEDVPKYTDLDKALEKENINFLFVATSPTSHIPIAKKAIERNINVMVEKPPALSRKDFEEALDFAYKNDVILAVSEIELNSSSVRNLQLNHKVENVEGYRLNLGKGYINPFFDLAWHDLYIFNYIFGDFFIKKVNIEGNNVYVNAKSDNAEFNLQVAWLNPFLKRSWHLKSGKEETLLDFVEDKIVYPSGEVVEKDNVDKLKLMIENFIKNPSYESSLRALNILKEIEKIKI
- a CDS encoding KH domain-containing protein, with the protein product MSKLTEIVEQMARAIVDYPEKVEVKEIEGEKTTVVELKVAPEDLGKVIGKQGRTARAMRTILAAVSRKANKKAVLEILE
- a CDS encoding DegT/DnrJ/EryC1/StrS family aminotransferase, which codes for MIPIIKPFFGKEEEETVLEIMRSGQITRGKWTLKFRESFKDYVGVAFCHTVCSGTAALYIALKAIGISKKEDIVIVPSLSFMATIDAVIMAGGTPVVIDVDESYTIDVNQLEDAIKKYNPKAVIPVHLFGQTADMERIKALCQEKDVIILEDAAQAHGAEYKGKKAGSLGDLSAFSFYASKNVAMGEGGAILTNSSYLDEKITNWIEFGDHPALNLRITEFQAGIGYWQLKRLEETNEKRRKIAKIYNEEFKDLPGLILPQELPNRKHVYHIYALRHPERNKIVEKLIENGIGARVYYEYTLHQLRNADHLPCDFGERCSRELFAIPIHASLTEKEVEYIVDTVKKVIMEV
- the dapA gene encoding 4-hydroxy-tetrahydrodipicolinate synthase codes for the protein MFYGSVVALITPFKDGSLDRKSLKKLIEFHIENQTDAIVVAGTTGESPTLTYEEHELLIELAVEYAQKRIPIIAGTGANSTHEAILLTKFAEKVGADASLQVVPYYNKPTQEGIYQHFKAIAEETSLPLILYNIPSRTGVDMLPETFARLYSDFPNIIGIKEATGNVARVSETISLTNEEVLILSGDDALTLPMMAVGAKGVISVANNIIPKEISQMCKFALEGKFDEALKIHNKYWDLFKVLFIETNPIPVKTAAYLMGLIESGELRLPLYYMNSKNEEKLKEVLKNHGLIS
- the rpsP gene encoding 30S ribosomal protein S16 translates to MVKIRLARAGRKKHPVFRMVVMDSKKPREGKAIEYLGTYDPILKTGNVNVEKAKEWISKGAQPTERALKILKSFGLEN
- a CDS encoding metallophosphoesterase family protein, which gives rise to MRIAFISDLHSNIYAVESLEKDLKKRDVDKIICLGDIVGYGANPVEVVEWVKENCDFSLRGNHDTLVSDAEPINMHNPYTLKAAFYNSEVLQEKHKEFLRSLEKDYEDDEMVLTHDEPCIPGSMEYITKIKEAKDTFSAFNQNYCFYGHTHIAGIFEKDNEEVNFIKESFIKLDPAKRYLINPGSVGQPRDKDPRASYLIFDKGKLTLEFIRVEYDIEKAAKDILNANLPQLFAFRLYRGV
- the tsaE gene encoding tRNA (adenosine(37)-N6)-threonylcarbamoyltransferase complex ATPase subunit type 1 TsaE, with protein sequence MEEKVLIKDLKDLENFTKEFSKKLKGNEVILLEGDLGAGKTTFTKYLLKALGVEEEITSPTFGIMNQYEGKNFDIYHLDMYRINNFDISDIIGKGLIIIEWPKENIDYNYKINVQQLENDNRLFIIQGG
- a CDS encoding EAL and HDOD domain-containing protein; protein product: MVLCKIPVFDTQKNLYAYEIKYEREESDLNQMIKDLYYTISQLDIKKFLSGKNAFIKVHPDVIIFTEFINLINKEIFILEVESKYLKSKTFIEKLKALKEEGFTFSLEFSEGEFNPDTYLSVASIFEYLSVSLKNFNLEKEKFISFSLELPFTLKAEDVENNEDFNKALELGFKLFEGEFFTKPEQLTTKEESFNKLEVLKLIRYVSEEDDLNDIAEAIKASPAISVALLKYVNSSFFYLANPITSINRAVIYLGKKNILSWLLLISMISVAKNDTDIESVKMALFRGKFMELLSLKINPDQNIADTAFLVGVLSLAEKIFKVDIKTILNELKLSQEFEKILTERLGYFGELLNFVINVEKNNFSEIKIFKKDYGLSDQEIGVITVETYKWIDMIFEIVR